A segment of the Candidatus Methylacidithermus pantelleriae genome:
GGAGGCGCAGCGTCAAGCCTATGGCATCCAGTTGGAACAGCTGGAAAAAAACGTAGATTCGGAACTTCTGCGGATTGAGCAAGCGCTTGTGATGGCTAGCCGCAAGCTTGAGGCGACTGATCAGGCGATTGCCTTGGCCCAACGGTCCATCGACGAAGCGATTGCCAAGCTGGTCAGTGGCCAGGCGACGGAGCTAGACTTTTTGAAGGCAGAATCGGATCTTTCAGAGGCGCAATGGAACCGAATGGGAGCTCTCTACGATCGCGATCTGGCCCTCGCTCAGCTGGATCTATTGACGGGGCGGTACGTGCAATGGAACTCACCCGGGTCGGCTCTTTCTTCCGGGATGCCCTAGAGCGAGTTCCGTGGCCCCGCGTCCGTGCTTGGGTTGGGGAGCTTGTTTCTCGCCCGAGAGCCGCGTGGGTCTGGGGTGGGGTCCTTGGTCTTTTGGTAGTGGGTGGGTTGATTAGCTATTGGATGCGGCCCGTTGCCGAGGTGTACCGGGTGAAGAGGGGGACGGCAATTGCGGCTGTGTACGGGACAGTCAAAGTGGACTGGCTTTGGTCGATTTCCCTCCGAGCTCAAAATACGGGCACGGTTCAGCTTGCGCCCGGAATTTATGCCGGGCAGTCGGCCATTGGGATTCGTGTGAAGAAAGATCAATTACTGGCGACGATCGTGGACGATGCCACGCTTCAGGAACTGCGCCGGATTCGCATCGAGCTTGAGGCAGCCGAGAACCGGGCGCGACTGGGACCTCCTTCGGCGGAAGCTTTGCGAAATGCCGAGACCAATTTGGCCTCTCTCCTTAAGCTTTCCGAGCTCAATAATGTGCCCAGCGTGCAGCTCGAGCAGGCTCGTAATGAGGTGAAAAGACTTGCGGAGGCAGTAGCCAATGAGAGAATCGAGCTGGAGCGAGGAGTGGCCACGTGGAGGGACGCGCTGCGCGGTGTGCAGGAACGTTTGAA
Coding sequences within it:
- a CDS encoding efflux RND transporter periplasmic adaptor subunit, translating into MELTRVGSFFRDALERVPWPRVRAWVGELVSRPRAAWVWGGVLGLLVVGGLISYWMRPVAEVYRVKRGTAIAAVYGTVKVDWLWSISLRAQNTGTVQLAPGIYAGQSAIGIRVKKDQLLATIVDDATLQELRRIRIELEAAENRARLGPPSAEALRNAETNLASLLKLSELNNVPSVQLEQARNEVKRLAEAVANERIELERGVATWRDALRGVQERLKKTEIRSPIDGVLTAINKGEGEVVVTNEALFTVAVNKTVINGEVNEEDVGDIVPGRKAKVRLYAFGDREFEATVDSVAPSGNPDTQRYSVFLHLDNPPPNLMAGMTGEMNILIAKHDHALIIPSRALMGNRVFVVRHGRVEPREVRKGFHSLEKTEIVSGLADDELVVVSDQDLLRPGMLVRPIEVNAHTQAHETSER